The Lewinellaceae bacterium genome has a segment encoding these proteins:
- the rsmA gene encoding 16S rRNA (adenine(1518)-N(6)/adenine(1519)-N(6))-dimethyltransferase RsmA, with product MKAKKSYGQHFLTSEEITRQIADSFTDDGAFKKVLEVGPGKGMLTKYLLEKPYDLLVVEADPDMVQYLKKHYPALRDRILSADFLKVPLEKFFPGEPFGLIGNFPYNISSQILFKMLDYKESIPEMVGMFQKEVGERVVAKPGGKVYGVISVLVQAWYEGEYLFTVDKENFDPPPQVQSAVIRLKRKPQSNLGCDEKLFKTIVKQTFSQRRKMLRNTMKVFLKDNPMLEEPFFLQRPEKVSVEDFIQLTNRVSEARG from the coding sequence TTGAAGGCAAAAAAGTCTTACGGACAGCATTTTTTAACAAGCGAGGAAATTACCCGGCAAATTGCTGATAGTTTTACCGATGACGGGGCCTTCAAAAAAGTACTGGAAGTAGGACCGGGAAAAGGGATGCTGACGAAGTATTTGCTTGAAAAACCCTACGATTTACTGGTTGTGGAAGCCGATCCGGATATGGTGCAATACCTTAAAAAGCATTATCCGGCGCTCAGGGATCGGATTCTTTCCGCTGATTTTTTAAAGGTTCCCTTAGAAAAATTCTTCCCCGGGGAACCTTTTGGCCTCATTGGGAATTTTCCTTATAATATTTCTTCCCAGATCTTATTCAAAATGCTGGACTACAAGGAAAGTATCCCGGAAATGGTGGGAATGTTCCAGAAAGAGGTCGGAGAAAGAGTGGTGGCAAAACCCGGTGGCAAGGTTTACGGGGTGATCAGTGTTTTGGTACAAGCCTGGTATGAGGGCGAATATTTGTTTACAGTGGATAAGGAAAATTTTGATCCGCCCCCTCAAGTACAATCCGCCGTTATACGGCTCAAGAGAAAACCTCAAAGCAACCTGGGCTGTGACGAAAAGTTGTTTAAAACTATTGTCAAACAAACCTTTAGTCAGCGGCGTAAGATGTTACGCAATACGATGAAGGTTTTTTTGAAAGATAACCCTATGCTGGAAGAACCTTTTTTCTTGCAGCGGCCGGAAAAAGTAAGCGTAGAAGACTTTATTCAATTGACGAACAGGGTGAGTGAGGCAAGGGGTTGA
- the pdxA gene encoding 4-hydroxythreonine-4-phosphate dehydrogenase PdxA yields MEKLRIGISVGDINGIGLETIIKTFSDERVLNQCIPVVYGSTKVVSYHKNIVGIEFRFNAARTAEALMSDRINVVNCWQDNVNITLGKASESGGICALKSLDAATDDLKNGLIDALVTAPINKHAMQMSGFKFPGHTEYLTDKFEVDESLMLMVSDSLRVGLVTNHLPVSAIAESISKELIIKKIKIMNETLKLDFNIERPLIAVLGLNPHAGDEGAIGDEEINLIRPAIIESKKNGIFAMGPFAADGFFGSGQFSKFDGILAMYHDQGLAPFKTLSLQNGINFTAGLPYVRTSPDHGTAYEIAGKNEADESSFRQAIFSALDICKTRNANLDLKKNALVKQGALADAGGDDGVILED; encoded by the coding sequence ATGGAAAAGCTTAGAATTGGAATAAGTGTAGGAGATATTAATGGGATTGGATTAGAGACGATCATTAAAACGTTTTCAGATGAAAGAGTGCTGAACCAATGTATTCCGGTGGTGTATGGATCAACAAAAGTAGTTTCTTATCATAAAAATATTGTCGGGATCGAATTTAGATTCAATGCCGCCAGAACAGCTGAAGCTTTGATGTCTGACCGGATCAATGTCGTAAATTGCTGGCAGGATAATGTCAACATCACCTTGGGTAAGGCTTCCGAATCAGGAGGTATTTGTGCCTTAAAGTCACTCGATGCTGCAACCGATGATCTCAAAAACGGGCTTATCGACGCTCTGGTCACGGCGCCTATCAACAAACATGCGATGCAAATGAGTGGCTTTAAATTTCCCGGTCATACTGAATATCTGACCGATAAATTTGAGGTGGACGAAAGCCTGATGCTTATGGTCAGCGACAGTTTGAGGGTGGGGTTGGTTACCAACCATCTTCCGGTTTCGGCAATAGCAGAATCCATCAGTAAAGAACTCATTATTAAGAAGATAAAAATAATGAATGAGACGTTAAAACTGGATTTTAACATTGAACGCCCGCTTATTGCAGTGCTGGGACTGAACCCTCATGCCGGAGATGAAGGAGCCATTGGTGATGAGGAAATAAACCTTATTCGCCCGGCCATTATAGAAAGCAAGAAAAATGGCATTTTCGCCATGGGACCTTTTGCCGCAGACGGTTTTTTTGGAAGCGGTCAATTTTCAAAATTTGACGGGATTCTTGCCATGTATCACGACCAGGGACTCGCCCCTTTCAAAACGCTTTCTCTTCAAAACGGGATCAATTTTACGGCAGGGCTCCCTTACGTCAGAACGTCCCCGGATCATGGAACCGCATATGAAATTGCGGGTAAAAATGAAGCAGATGAATCTTCTTTCCGCCAAGCCATTTTTTCAGCACTGGATATTTGCAAAACACGAAATGCAAATCTCGATCTAAAGAAAAACGCTTTGGTCAAACAGGGAGCACTGGCGGATGCAGGAGGAGACGATGGTGTTATTTTGGAGGATTAA
- a CDS encoding TraR/DksA C4-type zinc finger protein: protein MENDINKNRYSDQELEEFREIIEEKLHIAKEQLEFYEQQLEDLGENPDIKLRGLEDGTGTVESERLIGLAGRQKKYIQHLENALIRIKNKVYGVCRVTGKLISKERLRAVPHATLSIEAKETR from the coding sequence ATGGAAAATGATATTAACAAAAACAGGTATTCTGATCAGGAACTTGAAGAATTTAGAGAAATCATTGAAGAAAAACTCCATATTGCTAAAGAACAACTGGAATTTTACGAACAACAGCTGGAAGATTTGGGCGAAAATCCGGACATTAAGCTTCGAGGGCTTGAAGATGGTACCGGAACCGTGGAAAGCGAAAGATTGATTGGCCTGGCCGGCAGGCAAAAAAAGTATATTCAGCACCTGGAAAATGCATTGATTCGCATCAAAAATAAAGTTTATGGCGTTTGCCGCGTTACCGGAAAGTTAATCTCCAAAGAACGCCTGCGTGCCGTGCCGCATGCTACGCTGAGCATTGAAGCCAAGGAAACCCGATAA
- a CDS encoding lipoprotein signal peptidase, producing the protein MKKSVIIISVIFLVLLLDQSLKIWVKTNMVYNDYFSLLGLNWARIHFVENNGMAFGISLGGEYGKLALSLFRIVAVVALAYYIRLLIKAGVATGILVSFALILAGAVGNILDSAFYGLIFSESYHGQVAMIFPEGGGYAGFLHGKVVDMLHFPLFTGIYPEWVPFLGNSTYTFFSPVFNLADSSITIGVLYILIFQRKFFKTTAKEETTGEEGSQANEAMSVPVDAANEILISETENKENQSEKDI; encoded by the coding sequence TTGAAGAAGTCTGTTATCATCATCTCCGTTATTTTTTTAGTGCTTTTGCTAGACCAGTCTCTCAAGATCTGGGTAAAGACCAATATGGTCTATAACGATTATTTTTCCCTGCTTGGCCTCAACTGGGCACGCATCCATTTTGTAGAAAACAACGGTATGGCCTTCGGCATTTCCCTGGGAGGTGAGTATGGCAAACTGGCTCTCAGCCTGTTCAGAATTGTCGCCGTGGTTGCTCTGGCTTATTATATTCGGTTACTCATTAAAGCAGGGGTTGCTACAGGCATCCTAGTTAGTTTTGCCTTGATTCTTGCCGGAGCAGTGGGCAATATTCTCGATAGTGCTTTTTATGGATTGATTTTTTCAGAATCCTATCATGGGCAGGTAGCGATGATTTTCCCTGAAGGCGGCGGATATGCCGGTTTTTTGCATGGCAAGGTAGTAGACATGTTGCACTTCCCTCTATTTACAGGAATTTATCCGGAATGGGTTCCTTTTTTAGGCAACTCAACCTATACTTTTTTTAGTCCTGTTTTTAATCTTGCCGACTCGTCGATAACCATAGGCGTATTGTATATCCTGATTTTTCAAAGGAAATTTTTCAAAACTACTGCCAAAGAGGAGACTACAGGAGAAGAGGGAAGTCAAGCCAATGAAGCAATGTCCGTCCCGGTTGACGCCGCGAACGAAATCCTTATTTCTGAAACAGAGAATAAGGAGAATCAATCTGAAAAAGATATTTAG
- a CDS encoding helix-turn-helix transcriptional regulator, with the protein MRKTVININHEKLDDSTQILRALAHPLRMKILHFIDQHDTINVNKIYNTLKLEQSITSQHLKVLRMSGLVIAEKDGKYMHYSLDYKKIGQAIQAIRNFLDEDI; encoded by the coding sequence ATGAGAAAAACTGTGATAAACATCAATCACGAAAAGCTTGATGATTCCACTCAGATTTTGCGTGCATTGGCCCATCCTTTAAGGATGAAAATCCTTCATTTTATTGACCAGCATGATACCATCAACGTCAATAAAATTTACAATACGTTAAAGTTGGAACAATCTATTACTTCGCAGCACCTGAAAGTACTCAGGATGTCAGGGCTGGTCATTGCCGAAAAAGACGGAAAATACATGCATTATAGTCTAGATTATAAAAAAATCGGACAGGCTATTCAAGCGATTCGCAATTTTCTGGATGAAGATATTTAG
- a CDS encoding helix-turn-helix transcriptional regulator, with protein MGKSKNETVLLKKGNANISLDYAELRKAVLVLRAINHKLRQRIIDLLEHNENMTVTDIYIKMRLEQSVASQHLAILRRAGVLKTERNGKFIYYSVDKDRMEQISKLIDELAN; from the coding sequence ATGGGAAAGTCAAAAAATGAAACTGTCCTGTTAAAAAAAGGGAACGCCAACATCTCACTTGATTATGCCGAATTACGAAAAGCAGTTTTGGTACTTAGGGCCATCAATCATAAATTAAGACAAAGAATCATTGATTTACTCGAGCATAATGAAAATATGACCGTTACGGATATTTACATAAAAATGCGCCTCGAGCAATCAGTGGCTTCTCAGCACCTTGCCATTCTTAGAAGGGCAGGCGTTTTAAAAACAGAGCGTAACGGGAAATTCATCTACTATTCAGTAGATAAAGATCGCATGGAGCAAATTTCAAAACTAATCGATGAATTAGCTAATTAA
- a CDS encoding nucleotidyltransferase family protein, producing MKAIIFAAGLGTRLRPLTDTRPKALIEINGVPLLEIAVRKLIKNGCLDIIINVHHFGEQIIDFLKTNDNFGINIAISDERDLLLDTGGGLKKAAWFLHDEPFMAINSDILTDMDFKAFYEIHCRSNALATLAVRDRASSRYLQFDQENKLCGWKNIKTGEVRASRDTESPRHLAFSGIQVIHPDIFKLMPDESKFSIIDVYLEAAKKYDILAYPHDEDLWLDVGKPEALEKGRSLFI from the coding sequence ATGAAGGCAATTATTTTTGCAGCGGGGTTGGGGACCAGGCTCCGGCCCTTAACCGATACCCGTCCTAAAGCCCTTATTGAAATAAATGGGGTTCCTCTTCTTGAAATTGCCGTTCGGAAATTAATAAAAAACGGTTGCCTGGATATCATCATCAATGTCCATCATTTTGGAGAACAAATCATTGATTTTTTAAAAACCAATGACAACTTTGGAATCAACATAGCGATTTCAGACGAAAGGGACTTGCTGCTCGACACTGGCGGGGGATTGAAAAAAGCGGCCTGGTTTCTCCACGACGAGCCTTTTATGGCCATTAATTCCGACATACTCACCGATATGGATTTCAAGGCCTTTTATGAAATACATTGCAGGTCAAATGCCCTGGCCACCCTGGCCGTGCGTGATCGGGCGAGTTCCCGTTATCTTCAGTTTGACCAGGAGAATAAATTGTGTGGCTGGAAAAATATCAAAACAGGAGAAGTTAGGGCCTCAAGGGATACTGAATCGCCCCGGCATCTGGCTTTCAGTGGCATTCAGGTAATACACCCCGATATTTTTAAACTCATGCCCGATGAAAGTAAGTTTTCCATCATTGATGTTTATCTCGAAGCCGCTAAAAAATACGATATACTGGCTTATCCCCACGATGAAGATTTATGGCTGGATGTGGGTAAACCGGAGGCTCTGGAAAAAGGGCGAAGTCTTTTTATTTAG
- the rpoN gene encoding RNA polymerase factor sigma-54, which yields MLKQTISQKMLQKLSPQQIQLMKLLQIPTVNLEQRIKEELEINPALEEGMQDDDLDNLESPMEDDFGDQENDNDQEEAFELDDYLKDYMEDDPTSYKLKGDSYAGADEEDKTIPIAVENSFHDHLEKQIGMLDLQSEDEEIIALQIIGSIDEDGYLRREPASIMDDLLFAQNIFTSEEKINHILKQIQRFDPPGTGARDLQECLVIQLELKLENEQFKNEDQARSIALALEIIRNSFDEFGKKHYEKLMRKMDISSDDLKVAIDEIIKLNPKPASGFSDSSQRNLQYIVPDFIISNRDGELELTLNSRNAPDLHINDHYMDMLKSYRSAQKEKKVNKRNKEAVIFIKQKIDSAKWFIDAIRQRQLTLHNTMYAIMQYQYDYFLTGDQKKLRPMILKDIADITGLDISTISRVVNSKYVQTEFGTKKLKKFFSESLQMNDGAEVSTLEVKKILNEMIEGENKRKPLSDEKLKDILQEKGYNIARRTVAKYREQLGVPVARLRKEL from the coding sequence ATGCTCAAGCAGACCATAAGCCAGAAAATGCTGCAAAAGCTGTCTCCGCAACAAATTCAGCTCATGAAATTGTTGCAAATACCGACAGTAAACCTGGAGCAGCGTATCAAGGAAGAGTTGGAGATCAACCCTGCCCTTGAAGAAGGTATGCAAGATGATGATCTGGATAACCTGGAAAGCCCGATGGAAGATGATTTTGGCGACCAGGAGAATGATAATGACCAGGAAGAAGCTTTTGAACTGGATGACTATTTGAAAGACTATATGGAAGATGATCCTACTTCCTATAAACTAAAAGGAGATAGTTATGCGGGGGCAGATGAGGAGGATAAAACGATTCCCATTGCCGTCGAAAATTCTTTTCACGATCACCTGGAAAAACAGATCGGGATGCTCGATTTGCAAAGTGAGGATGAGGAAATCATTGCCCTGCAGATCATAGGCTCCATTGACGAGGACGGTTATTTGAGAAGGGAGCCTGCGTCCATTATGGACGATTTGCTTTTCGCCCAGAATATTTTCACCTCCGAGGAGAAGATCAATCATATTTTAAAACAGATACAGCGTTTTGACCCACCGGGAACCGGAGCGCGGGATTTACAGGAATGTCTTGTCATCCAGCTGGAGCTCAAGCTGGAAAATGAGCAGTTTAAAAATGAAGACCAGGCCCGATCCATTGCTCTGGCCCTTGAAATCATCCGGAATAGTTTTGATGAGTTTGGAAAAAAACATTACGAAAAACTGATGCGGAAAATGGATATCAGTTCGGACGACCTCAAAGTAGCCATCGACGAGATCATCAAATTAAATCCTAAACCGGCCAGCGGATTTTCAGATTCCTCCCAGCGGAATTTACAATACATCGTTCCTGATTTTATCATTTCCAATCGTGACGGGGAGCTTGAACTCACCCTAAACTCAAGGAATGCCCCGGATTTACATATCAATGACCATTATATGGATATGCTGAAGAGCTACCGCAGCGCCCAGAAAGAAAAAAAAGTAAACAAAAGAAATAAAGAAGCCGTAATCTTTATCAAACAAAAGATCGACTCGGCCAAATGGTTTATCGATGCCATCCGTCAGCGGCAGCTCACGCTCCACAATACGATGTATGCCATCATGCAATATCAGTACGACTATTTCCTGACAGGGGATCAAAAGAAACTGAGGCCCATGATCCTCAAGGATATTGCCGATATCACAGGCCTCGACATTTCAACCATTTCGCGGGTAGTGAACAGCAAATATGTACAAACCGAATTCGGCACAAAAAAATTGAAAAAGTTTTTTTCCGAATCCCTTCAGATGAATGACGGCGCTGAGGTATCCACGCTGGAAGTTAAAAAGATCCTTAACGAAATGATCGAAGGAGAAAATAAACGAAAACCCCTTTCGGACGAAAAGCTCAAAGACATCCTTCAGGAAAAAGGGTACAACATTGCCCGCCGAACCGTGGCCAAATACAGGGAGCAATTGGGCGTTCCGGTGGCGCGCCTCAGAAAGGAATTGTAG
- a CDS encoding TonB-dependent receptor, translating into MKQLNLLLFIMLLSFSSFAQWQGGDAAKNFQKGPTIKGKITGTVVDTMSQTGIEFATLVLVNTKSGEQIDGGITDDKGQFKLQDINMGNYQLYVSFLGYTSKIIQNVELTPEHPDVRMDDIFLAADGLTLDEVTVTGEAGLFENKIDKMVYNADKDVTSAGGDAADVLRKVPMLVVDFDGNVQLRGSSNIRVLINGKPSNFFSENLADALKTIPADQIKSVEVITQPSAKYDGEGTAGIINIITKKKDVQGFTGSFDGSVGTRQNRGTLNLSAAKGRFGINTNLGTWYSWPREAITTFHREDIIDGQTRVLDQEGTTETSFYGPNASLGAFYDFNAYNTLSTSFSLRAHAGGRDGVTNALFDDPIAGIHQEYSRDNKSNSIRGGFDWTTDYRKTFKQPEKELTFAIQLSGSKGDTKNEIDQSDDLGSNTDLIFKENQDNKSLNLETTLQLDYVHPLSAKIKLETGAKSVFRKITSTYDFENYDFLTQEFVPDYLRSDVFNYEQDVYAGYASFNVKLGENYGMVAGARYEHTGISGNVDSGETEPFSEGYENVLPSIVFSRKLKNFSMLKLSFAQRIQRPGLRNINPFVDQSDNRNISYGNPALKPEVTNQVELGYNTMVKGVMLNGSLYYRYTTDIIENFLDINDDGVSVTTYKNIGTNSSVGFNFFTSMTIAKIWSIRGGGNISTYNAEGTINGVELSQQAILWNANLNSTLSFKKGFKVEAFGFFRPKSRTIQGYNSSFSMFSVGAKKEFWDKRASLGITIVEPFSKYKSFPSELVGENFSQKSDYKLPFRSFGISFSYRFGKLDFKQKRVNSKINNDDQKEAGGNDNM; encoded by the coding sequence ATGAAGCAGCTAAATCTATTGCTTTTCATCATGCTCTTAAGTTTTTCATCCTTTGCCCAATGGCAGGGAGGAGACGCAGCAAAAAATTTCCAAAAGGGCCCTACGATAAAAGGCAAAATTACCGGAACGGTCGTCGATACAATGAGTCAGACAGGCATTGAATTTGCTACACTGGTTTTAGTCAATACCAAAAGCGGAGAACAGATAGACGGAGGTATTACCGATGATAAGGGGCAGTTTAAATTACAGGATATCAACATGGGGAATTACCAGTTATATGTCTCATTCCTCGGATATACCAGCAAAATAATTCAGAATGTTGAATTGACTCCAGAACATCCCGATGTGAGGATGGACGATATTTTTCTAGCCGCGGATGGATTGACCCTCGACGAAGTCACTGTTACAGGAGAAGCGGGCCTTTTCGAAAACAAGATCGATAAAATGGTGTACAATGCGGATAAGGATGTGACTTCGGCAGGAGGTGATGCGGCAGATGTATTGCGTAAGGTGCCTATGCTCGTGGTCGATTTTGACGGAAATGTGCAGTTGAGAGGATCTTCCAACATACGGGTGCTGATCAATGGCAAGCCTTCCAATTTCTTTTCAGAAAATCTGGCAGATGCTCTAAAAACTATCCCTGCAGATCAGATAAAATCCGTTGAAGTCATCACCCAGCCTTCTGCCAAATACGACGGAGAAGGTACGGCGGGCATCATCAATATCATTACCAAGAAAAAAGACGTCCAGGGATTTACCGGCTCTTTTGACGGTTCTGTTGGCACACGACAAAACCGTGGAACCCTCAATCTTTCCGCAGCAAAAGGAAGGTTCGGCATTAATACCAACCTTGGTACCTGGTATTCGTGGCCACGGGAAGCGATCACGACTTTTCACCGCGAAGATATCATCGACGGACAAACAAGGGTGTTGGATCAGGAAGGTACTACAGAAACCTCCTTTTATGGCCCGAATGCCTCCCTCGGAGCTTTTTACGATTTTAACGCTTACAATACCTTGTCCACCTCTTTTTCTTTGCGGGCTCACGCAGGTGGCCGTGACGGAGTGACCAATGCTTTATTCGACGATCCCATCGCCGGAATCCACCAGGAATATTCCCGCGACAATAAAAGCAACTCTATTCGGGGCGGTTTTGACTGGACGACGGATTACCGCAAAACCTTCAAGCAGCCTGAGAAAGAACTGACTTTCGCCATCCAGCTCAGTGGCTCCAAAGGCGACACCAAAAACGAGATAGATCAGTCAGATGATCTGGGCAGTAACACCGATCTTATTTTCAAGGAAAACCAGGACAATAAGAGTTTGAACCTGGAGACGACCCTGCAACTGGATTACGTACATCCCCTGAGTGCAAAAATAAAGCTGGAAACAGGAGCAAAAAGCGTTTTTCGTAAGATCACCAGTACCTATGATTTTGAAAATTACGACTTTTTAACCCAGGAATTTGTACCGGATTATCTGCGTTCAGACGTATTTAATTACGAGCAGGATGTCTATGCCGGGTATGCGTCCTTCAATGTAAAATTGGGTGAAAATTACGGAATGGTGGCCGGCGCGCGCTACGAGCATACAGGAATCAGCGGAAATGTCGATTCCGGAGAGACGGAACCATTCAGCGAAGGGTATGAAAATGTTTTGCCCAGCATCGTATTCAGCCGCAAGCTCAAAAATTTCAGCATGCTGAAGCTGAGTTTTGCCCAGCGCATCCAACGCCCCGGGTTGAGAAACATCAACCCTTTCGTGGATCAATCCGACAATCGTAATATCTCTTACGGAAACCCTGCTTTGAAGCCGGAAGTGACCAACCAGGTCGAACTGGGTTACAATACCATGGTCAAAGGAGTAATGCTCAATGGTTCCCTGTACTACCGTTACACTACTGACATCATTGAAAATTTCCTCGATATTAACGATGATGGCGTTTCTGTTACTACCTACAAGAATATTGGAACGAACAGTTCCGTTGGGTTCAATTTTTTCACTTCCATGACCATCGCCAAAATTTGGTCCATCCGTGGAGGAGGGAACATTTCAACTTACAATGCCGAAGGCACCATCAATGGCGTTGAGTTGAGCCAACAAGCAATCCTGTGGAACGCGAACCTCAATTCCACCTTATCCTTCAAAAAAGGCTTTAAGGTGGAAGCATTCGGCTTTTTCCGCCCGAAAAGCAGAACCATCCAGGGATATAATTCCTCCTTCAGCATGTTCAGCGTAGGAGCGAAAAAAGAATTCTGGGACAAACGTGCCAGCCTGGGCATCACCATTGTTGAGCCGTTCAGCAAATACAAATCATTCCCTTCCGAACTCGTCGGTGAAAATTTCAGCCAGAAAAGTGATTACAAACTGCCTTTCCGTTCATTCGGCATCAGTTTCAGCTACCGCTTTGGCAAGCTGGACTTCAAACAGAAAAGAGTGAACAGCAAGATCAATAATGATGATCAGAAAGAAGCTGGAGGTAACGATAATATGTAG
- a CDS encoding MoxR family ATPase, whose product MHVDIEALNQQIYADSAIVEKINHETSKVIVGQDSMIERLMLGLLTRGHVLLEGLPGLAKTLAIKTLSSAIDAKYSRIQFTPDLLPADIIGTMIYNPGKNDFSVRKGPIFANFILADEINRAPAKVQSALLEAMQERQVTIGSDTFLLEEPFLVLATQNPIEQEGTYPLPEAQVDRFMLKVKVGYPNQEEEREIVRRNLSLDGFGKVNPVVKPAEIIKARESVRKIYMDEKIEQYILDIVFASRNPGEYGLKHLELLINYGGSPRASINLALAAKAYAFLKRRGYVIPEDVRNVCHDVMRHRIGLTYEAEAENITQEDIINKILDTVEVP is encoded by the coding sequence ATGCACGTTGACATAGAAGCTCTCAATCAACAAATCTACGCAGACAGTGCGATAGTTGAAAAAATAAACCATGAGACCAGTAAGGTCATTGTAGGTCAGGACAGTATGATCGAGCGGCTAATGCTCGGTTTGCTTACCAGGGGCCATGTCCTTTTAGAGGGGCTGCCGGGGTTGGCCAAGACCCTTGCCATTAAAACCCTTTCGAGCGCCATTGATGCCAAGTACAGTAGAATACAATTCACCCCTGACCTTCTTCCTGCCGATATCATTGGTACGATGATCTACAACCCGGGGAAAAATGATTTTTCGGTACGTAAAGGTCCCATTTTCGCCAATTTCATTCTGGCTGATGAGATCAACAGGGCTCCCGCAAAAGTTCAAAGCGCCTTGCTTGAAGCCATGCAGGAACGCCAGGTGACCATCGGCTCGGATACTTTTTTGCTGGAGGAGCCTTTTTTGGTTTTGGCCACTCAAAACCCCATTGAACAGGAAGGAACCTACCCGCTGCCGGAGGCACAGGTGGATCGTTTTATGCTCAAGGTTAAAGTGGGCTATCCTAATCAGGAAGAAGAAAGAGAGATCGTAAGACGAAACCTCTCTCTTGACGGTTTTGGCAAAGTTAACCCGGTGGTCAAACCGGCAGAGATCATCAAGGCAAGGGAATCCGTCCGTAAAATATATATGGATGAAAAGATCGAACAATACATCCTCGACATCGTTTTCGCTTCCAGAAATCCCGGGGAATATGGACTTAAACATCTGGAATTACTGATCAACTATGGAGGATCGCCACGGGCGAGCATCAACCTGGCGCTGGCCGCCAAAGCTTATGCCTTCCTGAAACGCCGCGGATATGTCATCCCGGAAGATGTGCGAAACGTATGTCATGATGTGATGCGTCACCGTATCGGACTGACTTATGAGGCTGAAGCCGAAAATATCACTCAGGAAGATATTATCAATAAGATCCTCGATACTGTTGAAGTGCCTTAG
- a CDS encoding DUF58 domain-containing protein — protein MNEQEDPTIELLKKVRKIEIKTKGISRHIFSGEYHSAFKGRGMSFSEVRSYQYGDDVRNIDWNVTARTGDPYVKIFEEERELTVMLLIDMSRSAFFGTKNQFKNEILTEICAILAFSAINNNDKVGVIFFSNRIEKYIPPKKGRSHILRIIRELIDFKPQGRGTDIGKTLEYFNNVVKKRSICFLLSDFLDKDYEQALRIAARKHDIIGIQLTDPRELELPNVGLLRVEDAESGKIKWLDTASATVNAEYLKQFKDYREYSREAFVKTSADFVSINSEDDYVNELLKFFKRRTK, from the coding sequence ATGAATGAACAGGAGGATCCCACGATTGAGCTGCTCAAAAAGGTGCGCAAAATTGAGATCAAGACCAAAGGCATCAGCAGGCATATCTTTTCAGGGGAGTACCACAGTGCTTTTAAAGGCCGGGGAATGTCTTTCAGCGAGGTGAGAAGTTATCAATACGGGGATGATGTCCGGAATATTGACTGGAATGTGACGGCGCGTACCGGCGATCCTTATGTCAAAATTTTCGAGGAAGAACGGGAATTGACGGTTATGTTGCTCATTGATATGAGCCGATCCGCTTTTTTCGGTACCAAGAATCAGTTCAAGAACGAAATTCTCACAGAGATTTGTGCCATTCTGGCTTTTTCAGCGATCAACAATAACGATAAGGTAGGAGTGATCTTTTTTTCCAACCGTATCGAAAAATACATCCCTCCCAAAAAGGGCAGAAGCCATATCCTGAGAATCATCCGGGAACTGATCGACTTCAAGCCCCAGGGGCGCGGTACCGACATTGGCAAAACACTGGAGTATTTTAATAATGTAGTGAAAAAGCGAAGCATTTGCTTCCTGTTGTCAGATTTTCTGGACAAAGATTATGAACAGGCGTTGAGGATTGCCGCACGAAAGCACGATATCATTGGCATACAACTTACCGACCCCAGGGAGCTGGAATTGCCCAATGTGGGGCTTTTAAGGGTCGAAGATGCCGAAAGTGGTAAAATTAAATGGCTGGATACGGCTTCAGCTACAGTGAATGCGGAATATCTCAAACAGTTTAAAGATTACCGGGAATACAGCCGGGAGGCTTTTGTGAAAACCAGTGCTGATTTTGTCTCCATCAATTCTGAGGATGACTATGTAAATGAACTGCTGAAATTCTTCAAGAGGCGGACAAAATAA